The stretch of DNA ACCTTCTCGCGCAGATCGACCACGGCGTCCTGCGCATTGTCCAGCGCATGCTCCAGCGCGGCGCGGGCCTTTTCGCGCGGCGGCAGATCCTGCGTGGCCGCCTCGACATGCAGGATCAGGCCCTGAATGGATTGCAGCAGCGTATCATGCAGTTCCCGCGCGATGCGCTCGCGCTCGTCGTGCCGTTCCTCCAGCCGCAGACGGATATGGGCCGCCACCGCGCGCATCCGCGCATGATAGGCCAGCCACAGCACCAGCAGCACGCAAGCCGCGCAAAGCAGCTTGAACGGCCAGTCCTGCACGAAGCTGGGGCGGATGGAGACATGCAGCACGCTTTCCGGCCCCCAGCCGGTGTCGCCCCGCGCCGCCTGCACATGGAAGCGGTAATCGCCCGGCGCCAGATTGGTGTAGGTGGTGGCGCGGCGGTTTTCGGCCTGCACCCAGTCGTCCTCGACGCCCTCCAGCCGGAAACGGAAGCGCAGGGTTTCGGGGGCCGCATCGCCGGGGCTGGCATAGGCGAGGCGGATCGTCGAACTGCCCGGCGGCAGGACGGGCGCCTCGGGATCGCGCAGCATGACATTGCCCGCTTCCAGAGCGCTGACCTGCACCGATGGCGCAGGCTCGGGCGCGGGCAGGGCGCGCGGGTCGAGCACGGCCATGCCGCTGGCCGTGGCCAGCCACAGCCGCCCGTCGCCCCCCGCCAGCGCCTGAGGGCCGATAAAGCCGGGATGCTGCATCGCGCCGGGAATGCCGTCGGCGGCGCCCAGCAGGCGATGCGGCACGGGACGCTGCGGATGGTCGAAGCCCGCCGCCAGATCGCCGGGCTGCACCAGCACCAGCCGACCGGGGCTGTAGAACCAGCTCTCGCCCCGGCTGCCTTGCACCACGGTACGCAGGCCCTGAAGCCAGGGTTGATCCTTCACCCGCAGCACCGTCATCCGCCCGCCGCGCAGCCGCACCAGCCCCATTTCCATCGTCAGCAAAAAGCCATCGCCAGCCGTGTCGATGCCGCGCAACCGCCCCAGCTTGAGCGGTGCCAGAGCGATCCGGCGAAAGGCATCGCCCGTCACCAAAGTCACCGCATCCAGCCCATCGGCGAAGGCGACCGCGCCCCGCGCATCGCTGCGCAGCCCGGCGCCGGGCAGCAGCAGATTCTGCCCTTGCCCCGCCGGATGCCAGCCCGCTCTGTCCTGCCACCAGACCTTGTGATCCTCGCCCAGCACCCATGACCGGCCCGAGGAATCGCGCAGGCAGCCAAAGGGCATATGCACCGGCAGGCGCGCGATATCGCGTTTGCCGCGCCCCTCCAGCCGGAACATGGCGTTGGTGTCCGCCAGCCAGAGCGCGCCATCGCCCGCCTCGCACAAGGTCGTCTCGCGGGCCAGATGCATGCGCAGGCGGGGCGGGGCGTTCAGGGGGATATCGTAGAGATCGCCGTGATTGATGATATGCACCGCGCCGTCCCCCGTGCGGGAGAAAGCGATGCCGTCGATCGGGCTGGTGCGGATGACGGGATCGAAGGCGACAGCGGGCAGCGAGAAGCGGTCCAGCCCCTCCTCGGTGGCGATCCAGATGGTGCCGTGGCGATCCTCCAGCGTGACATGGGTCTGGTCGGAGCTGAGCCCGCTCTGCGCATCGAGACGCTCGGCGCGGCTGGCCGGATCGGCGCTGGCCGCGATATGCAGCAGGCCCTTGGTTCTGGTGGTGCTCCACAGGCCGCCATGGCTGTCGAAGGTGAGGGTCGGCAGGCCGGTGCCCGGTACCGCCTGCCACGACGGTGCCAGGGGTTTGCCATCCCCGTCCACCGGGCGGATCGCCTTGCGGTCGGAGACCCACAGGCGGCCCTGCCGGTCCTCGGCGAGGGCGGGATAGTCGAAATGTCCGGGGTGCCAGCGGAAGCGGTTGGTGCCGGGGCGCAGTTCGGCCAGACCCGCGCCATCCTGCTCGGGGCTCATCACCGGCAGCCAGAGCGAGCCGTCGCGGCGGCGGCGCATCTGCAGGCCATAGCCGGGCGGCAGGCCCAGCGCCTTGTCCATCAGCGCCCAGCGGCCCGCCGCGAAACGCCACAGCCGCTTGTCGATGCCGCCCCATTGCGCCCAGATCGCGTCATCCGGGCCTTGCGTCAGATAGACGATCTGGGGCGGAGGGTCGCTCAGTCCGGCATCCACCAGATGTCCGTGGCGATAGACCGCCACCCCGCCGCTGGCGCCAAAGCCGACCCATAGCTCGCCCCGGCGCGAGACCAGCAGGCTGCTGACGGGCGCCTCGGCAAAGCGGGCGCCATGCGGCGCGGGGATATGGTCGAAGGTGGTGCCGTCGAAGCGCCACAGCCCGTCGCGCGCGCCCAGCCAGATCATGCCGTCCGGCCCTTGAGCCATGGCGCGGATGCCGGGCGGGGCGCCTTGCTGGGTGGTCAGCGTGACGTGGGCGAAGCGTGAGAGGTTGGCGGGGGATTGTTCTTCGGCGGTGCCCGCGCCCGCGATCAGAGTGATGCCCAGCGCGATGGCAACGCGCCATCGGCGTGAGTGGGAAAAGCGGGGGCGCAGCATGGCGCCCTTATAGGCAGGGCTTTTGCGCGCGCCAGTGGATGAGTTTACGTTGCTTGACATATCCGACCCCTCAGGGCGTCGACAGCTTGGCGATGGTGGTGCTAGGCGGAAGGGGCCCCATCCCGACGCTTGCGGAGCCGCCCCATCTTGCCTGTTTTCGCGCCTTCTTCCGCACCCTCTGCCGCCGCGATCCGCGTGCTGGTCGTCG from Novosphingobium sp. encodes:
- a CDS encoding triple tyrosine motif-containing protein, giving the protein MSSNVNSSTGARKSPAYKGAMLRPRFSHSRRWRVAIALGITLIAGAGTAEEQSPANLSRFAHVTLTTQQGAPPGIRAMAQGPDGMIWLGARDGLWRFDGTTFDHIPAPHGARFAEAPVSSLLVSRRGELWVGFGASGGVAVYRHGHLVDAGLSDPPPQIVYLTQGPDDAIWAQWGGIDKRLWRFAAGRWALMDKALGLPPGYGLQMRRRRDGSLWLPVMSPEQDGAGLAELRPGTNRFRWHPGHFDYPALAEDRQGRLWVSDRKAIRPVDGDGKPLAPSWQAVPGTGLPTLTFDSHGGLWSTTRTKGLLHIAASADPASRAERLDAQSGLSSDQTHVTLEDRHGTIWIATEEGLDRFSLPAVAFDPVIRTSPIDGIAFSRTGDGAVHIINHGDLYDIPLNAPPRLRMHLARETTLCEAGDGALWLADTNAMFRLEGRGKRDIARLPVHMPFGCLRDSSGRSWVLGEDHKVWWQDRAGWHPAGQGQNLLLPGAGLRSDARGAVAFADGLDAVTLVTGDAFRRIALAPLKLGRLRGIDTAGDGFLLTMEMGLVRLRGGRMTVLRVKDQPWLQGLRTVVQGSRGESWFYSPGRLVLVQPGDLAAGFDHPQRPVPHRLLGAADGIPGAMQHPGFIGPQALAGGDGRLWLATASGMAVLDPRALPAPEPAPSVQVSALEAGNVMLRDPEAPVLPPGSSTIRLAYASPGDAAPETLRFRFRLEGVEDDWVQAENRRATTYTNLAPGDYRFHVQAARGDTGWGPESVLHVSIRPSFVQDWPFKLLCAACVLLVLWLAYHARMRAVAAHIRLRLEERHDERERIARELHDTLLQSIQGLILHVEAATQDLPPREKARAALEHALDNAQDAVVDLREKVESLREPETSGDLESRLQQIAREVLRDTLPCRIMVVGTPCDLSPLAAHELSRIAREVLFNALRHARASQMLVAIGYRWDRLDLRFADNGVGADPAMLSAGGREGHFGLLGLHERVRTMQGRITMANGAEGGLATTIIIPARTAYAEPQGLLRRLLSWLRED